Within the Novosphingobium pentaromativorans US6-1 genome, the region AACTCAAGCGCACGGGGGGCAAGTACGGCCTCATATCCATGTGCATCGGCGGCGGTCAGGGCATCGCCATGGTCATCGAAAACGTGGAGGATTGATCCCATGAAGCTTGGCCGCATGAACCACATCGGTGTCGCGACGCCGGATCTCGATGCCTCGATCGCCTTCTACCGCGATGTCATGGGCGCTACCGACATTACCGAGCCTTTCGTGCTCGACAGCCAGAAGGTGCGCGTCTGCTTCGTCAACACGCCGGGCGAGAACGGGACCGCGGGCACGCAGGTCGAGCTTCTGCAACCGACCGAGGCAGACTCGCCGGTGGGCAAGTGGCTCGAGAAGAACCCGCTCGGGGGCCAGCATCACATTTGCTATGAAGTGCCCGATATCCAGGAGGCGAAGGCCTGGTTCGAAGGGCAGGGCAAGCGGGTGCTGGGCGAGCCGCGCATCGGCGCCCACGGAACGCTGATCTTCTTCGTCCATCCCAAGGACATGGGCGGTCAGCTCACTGAAATCATGGAGACGCCCAAGGAGGCGCATTGAGGAACGAGGTGTCCCGGGTCTGACCCGGGGCCGCTGGCCGGGCGGTTCGGCCTGTGAATGCCAGCGATCCCGGGTCGTACCGGGAGGAAAATATACGAGGGAAACGGGAAATGGCTGACATCAACGACTGGAAGGCAGCGGCGGACAAGGAGGTCAAGGGCAAGGACCTGACCTGGCAGACGCCCGAGGGCATCGCGGTCAAGCCGCTATACACCGCCGAGGACGTCAAGACCGATCCGGGCCTGCCCGGCTTTGCGCCCTTCACTCGCGGGGTCAAGGCCTCGATGTACGCTGGCCGTCCCTGGACGATCCGCCAATATGCCGGTTTCTCGACCGCCGAGGAATCCAACGCCTTCTATCGCCGCAACCTTGCGGCGGGCCAGAAGGGCCTGTCGGTCGCCTTCGACCTTGCCACCCACCGCGGCTACGATTCCGATCACCCGCGCGTCGTTGGTGACGTTGGCATGGCAGGCGTCGCCATCGACTCGGTGGAAGACATGAAGATTCTCTTCGACGGCATTCCGCTCGACCAGATGTCGGTCTCGATGACCATGAACGGCGCCGTGATCCCCATCCTCGCCTTCTTCATCGTCGCCGGCGAAGAGCAGGGCGTTCCCACCGAACAGCTTTCCGGGACCATCCAGAACGACATCCTCAAGGAGTTCATGGTCCGCAACACCTATATCTATCCGCCCGAACCCTCGATGCGGATCATTTCGGACATCTTCGCCTACACGGCGGACCACATGCCGAAGTTCAACTCGATCTCGATTTCCGGCTACCACATGCAGGAAGCCGGGGCGACGCAGGTGCAGGAACTGGCCTTCACCATCGCCGACGGCATGGAATACGTGAAGTACGGCGTGGCCTCGGGCCTCGACATCGACAAGTTCGCCGGCCGCCTCTCGTTCTTCTTCGCGATCGGCATGAACTTCTTCATGGAGATCGCCAAGCTGCGCGCCGCGCGCACGCTGTGGTATCGCGCGATGACCGAGCTCGGCGCGAAATCCGAACGCTCCAAGATGCTGCGCACTCACTGCCAGACCTCGGGCGTCTCGCTGCAGGAGCAGGATCCCTACAACAACGTCATGCGCACCACGATCGAGGCGATGGCCGCGATGCTGGGCGGCACCCAGTCGCTGCACACCAATGCCCTCGACGAGGCGATTGCGCTGCCGACCGACTTCTCGGCCCGCATCGCGCGCAACACCCAGATCGTCATCCAGGAAGAGACCGGCATGTGCAATGTCGTCGATCCGCTGGGCGGTTCCTACTACATCGAGGCACTGACGCAGGAACTGGTCGACAAGGCCTGGGAGATCATCGAGCGCGTCGAGAGCGAAGGCGGCATGGCCAAGGCGGTTGCCGCCGGCTGGCCCAAGGCGATGATCGAGGAAGCCGCTGCCGGTCGCCAGGCACGCGTCGACAAGGGCGATGACGTGATCGTCGGCGTGAACAAGTATCGCCGCGACCAGGAAGACGCGATCGAGACGCTGGAAGTGGACAACCACAAGGTCCGCGAAGCGCAGATCGCCCGCATCAAGCGCGCCCGCGAAAGCCGCGACGAAGCGGCCTGCCAGGCAGCGCTCAAGGCGATCACCGAAGGTGCGAAGGGCAAGGGTAACCTGCTCGCGCTGGCAGTTGAGGCCGCGCGCCACCGCGCGACCCTGGGCGAGATCTCGGACGCGATGGAAGCCGTCTTCGGCCGTCACGGCACGTTCCCCACCCCGGTCAAGGGCGTCTACGGTTCGGCCTATGCCGGCGACAATCGCTACCAGCAGGTGATCGACGGCGTGGAAGCGGTTACCCGCCGCCTCGGCCGCAAGCCGAAGATGTTCGTCGCCAAGATGGGCCAGGACGGCCATGACCGCGGCGCCAACGTGATCGCCTCGGCCTTCACCGACATGGGCTTCGAGGTCGTCTCCGGCCCGCTGTTCCAGACGCCGGAAGAAGCCTGCCAGATGGCGCTGGAAAACGGCGTCGACGCGGTCGGTGCCTCGTCGCTGGCTGCCGGTCACAAGACGCTGATCCCCGAACTGATCGGCCACCTGCGCAATGCCGGGCGGGCCGACATCAAGGTCGTCGCGGGCGGCGTTATCCCGCCCCAGGACTACGACTTCCTCAAGAAGGCGGGTGTTCAGGGCATCTACGGTCCCGGTTCGAACGTGGTCGAGTGCGCCGCCGATGTTCTGCGCCTCCTGGGCCACAACATGCCGCCCGCCGGCAGCGAACTGCAAGCGGCCGAGTAAGGCGCGAAGGGAAGGGGCGATGTCACTGGGTTTCTCTGTCGAGGCGCTTTTGCCTGACGCGCGGGTTTCCGGCCCGCTGCGCATGGGGCTGGTGCGTCTTGACGAAGGCCGGTGGCTCGATCCCGAACCGGACCTGGCGGCGCGCGCGGCAGGCTTCGACGCCCATCCCGAGAGCGTGATGGTCCTGCCCGAAGCCGAAGCGGGGATTGCCGAACTGGCAGACCTGCTTGGCGTGAAGGGCGGGCTGGAGACTTGCGCACGCTCGGTCTGGGAGGACTTGTGCGTGATGGTGCAGGATGCGCCGGGGCAGCCGTTCCGCCTGGGGGCAGGGGCCGTCGCATTTCCGACCGACTGGCGTCTGTCTGAAAAGATCGGCCGTCCGCTGCACCAGGTCCATGAGCCGATCCACGGCTATGCCGAGCAGCTGGCCTCGGGCGTGGACAAGTTCATGAACGGATTGCAGTCGTTCAACATCTTCGGACGCACCAATGCCTTCGTCGTGGCCTCGGATGACTTGCGCTACATGCCCGCAGCGGCGCCGGAGCAGCGCTTTGCCCATGTCACTGCGGACAATGCGGGCGAGACGCTGTTCGTGCGCTGTGAGCGCGAGGCGCTTCGGCGCTTGCCGAAATCGCGCGCGATCGTCTTCACCATCGGCATTTACCGAAGGCCCCTCTGCCAGCTCAGCGACGCTGCGGTGGCGCGAATTGCCCAGTCGGTGGACGGTTTTGCAGGTGGGGAACTGGAACGTCGCGCCGGACCGCACTATGCAGCGGCGCTGACCGCCTATGCCGCGCGCCGTGCGCAGGCCAAGGCAGCCTGAGGAATTCGAGATGACCAACGCCCCCCAAACTGCTCCCCGTACCGACTGGACCCGCGAGGAAATCGCCGCGCTGTTCGACCTGCCCTTCACCGAGCTGGTCTTCCGCGCCGCCGAGGTTCACCGCGCCAATCACCCGCATAACGAAGTGCAGCTCTCGACGCTGCTCTCGATCAAGACCGGTGGTTGCGCCGAGGACTGCGGCTACTGTTCGCAGTCGGTCCATGCCGACAGCGGCGTCAAGGCGACCAAGCTGATGGACGTGCAGGCCGTGCTGCAGCGCGCGGCGCAAGCGGCCGATCAGGGCTCCACCCGCTTCTGCATGGGCGCCGCGTGGCGCAACCCCAAGGATCGCGACATGCCGGCCATCATCGAGATGGTGAAGGGCGTGCGCTCGATGGGCATGGAAACCTGCATGACGCTCGGCATGCTCACGCCCGAGCAGTCGCAGATGCTGGCAGATGCCGGGCTCGACTATTACAACCACAATATCGACACTTCGCCCGAGCGCTACGACCAGGTCATCACCACGCGCACGATGGACGATCGCCTCGAGACGCTTTCCAACGTGCGTTCGGCCGGGATCAACGTCTGTTCGGGCGGGATCGTCGGCATGGGCGAAACGCGCGAGGACAGGGTCGGCTTCATCCACACGCTGGCGACGCTCCCCGAGCATCCCGGCTCGGTACCGGTCAACGCACTGGTCCCGGTCAAGGGCACGGTGCTGGGCGATATGCTTGCCGATACCCCGCTTGCCAAGATCGACGACGTGGAATTCGTGCGCACGGTCGCGGTGGCGCGAATCACCATGCCGCGTTCGATGGTACGCCTTTCTGCCGGCCGCGAGTCCATGTCCGAGATGACCCAGGCAATGTGCTTCATGGCCGGCGCGAACTCGATCTTCACCGGCGACAAGCTGCTCACCGCGCCCAACGCGGGCGACGACAACGATGCGGCGATGTTCGCCCGCCTTGGCATCAAGCCGATGGCGATCAGCGAAACCGATGCCCAGGTCGAAGCGTCCCGCATGCCCAAGGGCTGCGTCAAGCTGGAAGCGATGGGCTGATGGCCGCGGCCCTCCCTCGTCATCCCCGCGAAGGCGGGGAGCCCGCTGCACGGCGGGACCTTGCGTTCAAGCGGAAATCCCGCCTTCGCAAGGGTGACGGCAATGGGGAGGGGGCCGAGTGATCTTCACGCTGTTCCTGATGGCGGCCGAGCCGCAAGTCGATTGCTCCAATGCAATGACGCAGACGGACATGAACATCTGCGCCTACAAGGACCTCCAGGCCGCCGATCGCTCGCTTAACGCGGCGTGGAAGCAGGCCGCGGCCAAGGCCCGGTCCGAAGGCGCACAGCAATTCGCAAGGCTCCTCGATGCCCAGCGCAAGTGGCTCGCGTTCCGCGACGCCCAGTGCCTGGCCGAGAACGGCCCGCGCGAGGAGAGCGGCACGATCTGGCCGCTCGTTCAGAACACCTGCATGCAACGACTCACCGAGGCGCGCACCGATCAGCTGCGCGAATACGTGGAAACGGAGAACTGATGTTCAAGAAGATCCTCATCGCTAACCGGGGCGAAATCGCCTGCCGTGTCATCAAGACCGCGCGCCGCATGGGCATCCAGACGGTCGCCGTCTATTCCGATGCCGATGCCCGCGCGCCATTCGTGCAGATGGCCGATGAGGCAGTGCACATCGGTCCGGCGCCCGCCGCGCAGTCTTACCTGATCGCAGAGAAGATCATCGAGGCCTGCAAGCAGACCGGCGCCGAAGCGGTTCACCCGGGCTACGGCTTCCTGTCCGAACGCACCTCCTTTGCCGAGGCTTTGGCCGCAGAGGGCATCGAGTTCATCGGCCCGCCCGTGAACGCGATTGCCGCGATGGGCGACAAGATCGAGTCCAAGAAGCTCGCCAAGGAAGCGGGCGTCAACGTCGTGCCCGGCTACGTCGGCGAGATCGAGGACACCGAGCACGCGGTGCAGATCTCCAACGACATCGGCTACCCGGTGATGATGAAGGCTTCGGCCGGCGGCGGCGGCAAGGGCATGCGCCTGGCCTATTCCGAGAAGGACGTCCGCGAGGGCTTCGAGTCCGTCAAGCGCGAGGGCCTCAATTCCTTCGGTGACGACCGCGTCTTCATCGAGAAGTTCATTCTCAATCCGCGCCACATCGAGATCCAGATCCTCGGCGACAAGCACGGCAACATCCTTTACCTGAACGAGCGCGAGTGCTCGATCCAGCGTCGCCACCAGAAGGTGGTCGAGGAAGCGCCGTCGCCCTTCGTCACCGAGAAGATGCGCAAGGCCATGGGCGAACAGTGCGTCGCGCTGTCCAGGGCCGTGGGCTACTACTCGGCGGGCACGGTCGAGCTGATCGTCTCGGGCGCCGATCCGAGCGGCGAGAGCTTCTACTTCCTCGAGATGAACACCCGCTTGCAGGTGGAGCACCCGGTCACCGAAGCGATTACCGGGGTCGACCTCGTCGAGCAGATGATCCGCGTCGCTGCCGGTGAGAAGCTGGAGATGACGCAGGATGACGTGAAGATCGACGGTTGGGCCATCGAGAACCGCGTCTATGCCGAAGACCCCTATCGCGGCTTCCTGCCCTCGACCGGTCGCCTCGTGCGCTACAGCCCGCCGGTTGCCGGTTGGGAAGACGACGGCGCCGAGAACCCCGATAACCTGAACGGGCGCCGCGGTATCGATGGCATTCGCGTCGACGACGGCGTCTACGAAGGCGGCGAGGTCTCGATGTTCTACGACCCGATGATCGCCAAGCTGATCACCTGGGGCAAGACCCGCGATGAGGCCGCCGACAAGCAGATCGCCGCGCTCGACGCCTTCGAGATCGAAGGTCTCGGCCACAATATCGACTTCGTCTCGGCGATCATGCAGCACCCGCGCTTCCGCTCGGGCGAGCTGACCACCGGCTTCATCGCCGAGGAATATCCCGAGGGTTTCACCGGCGCGGCGACGTCGGAAGAACTGAAGGTGAAGCTTGCCGCCGTGGCCGGCTTCGTCGCGACTGCGCGCTCGGACCGCTCGCGCCGCATCTCCGGCCAGCTTGCCGATCCGACCGATCCGCCGGCCGACTGGACGGTGACCATCGACAAGACCGACTACGTGGTCGTGCTTGACGAGGATGTGGTGACGGTGAACGGCGAGGAAGTCGAACTCGCGCTCGAATACACGCCGGGGGATCGCCTGGTCGAAGCCGAAGTCGACGGCGAGGACCTTGGCATCAAGCTGGAAATCACCCGCACCGGCTTCAAGATGACCACGCGCGGCGCGATCCACAAGGTCGACTGCCTGCCGACCCGCGTGGCCTATCTGTCGCAGCACATGATCGAAAAGATCCCGCCGGATCTTTCCAAGTTCCTCATCTGCCCGATGCCGGGCCTGCTCGTCGCGCTGAACGTGAGCGAGGGCGAGAAGGTCGAAGCCGGCCAGCCGCTCGCGGTGATCGAGGCAATGAAGATGGAAAACATCCTGCGTGCCGAAAAGTCCGGTGTGGTGAAGTCGGTCAACGCCAAGGCCGGCGAAAGCCTCGCGGTCGACGCCGTGATCCTCGAGATGGAGTGACGATTGCACCTCGATCATGATCCGGCCGCACCTGCAGCCGATGCGATTGCCTTCGACGATTTCCTGAAGGTCGACATTCGCATCGGCACCGTCGTGGCGGCCGAAGTCTATGAAGGGGCGCGCAAGCCGAGCTACAAGCTGCGGATCGATTTCGGTCCCGGCATCGGTGAGAAGAAGAGCGTCGGGCAAGTCGCGGCGATCTATTCTCCTGAAGACCTGATCGGACGCCAGGTGGCGGCCGTGGTCAATTTTCCCGTTCGCCAGATCGGCAAGGCGCTGTCCGAAGTGCTGACACTGGGCTTTGCCGATGAGGAGGGCCGGGTGACCCTGTTCTCGCCGGACAAGGCGGTCCCCAACGGATCTCGCCTGTTCTGATGACCGGCTTTGCGCAGGTGCTTGCTGCAGGCGAGACGCTCGAGGACGGCCTTGCCGTCGAAGTGCCGTCCCGCTGGCTCCAGGGGCGCACGGCCTACGGCGGATTTTCCTCTGCCCTGGCGCTGGTCGCCGCGCAGCAGGTGGGAGGGGACCTGCCGCCCCTGCGCTCAGCGCAACTGGCGATGATGGCGCCGCTTTCCGGTCGTATCGAGGCGCATGCCAAGGTCGAGCGCCAGGGGCGCAATGCCACCTGGGTCTCGGCGCAGATCACCGGCGACAAGGGGCCGGCGTTCACCGCCAGCTTCGTGTTCATGCGGGCGATCGAGAGCACGCTGACCTTGGATGAGCGCCCGGTACCGGACGACGTCGTGGCGGTCGAGGATGCGCCGCCGATGGCGCCAGACTTGCTTGCGCCGTTCATTCGCGACCATTTCGATGTGCGCCTTGGCGTACCCGTGCAGGGCGAGCGAAAGCCCGAATACTGCTGGTGGCTGCGATCACGCGAGCGCGGTACGCTCGATCCGATGGTCGAGATCCTGCTGTGCGGGGACGGGTTGCCGCCTGGCGTCCTGCCGATGATGCCGGCGCTGGTTCCGGTCAGCAGCATGCATTGGCAGGTCAATCTGCTTACGGCCCTGCCGCAGACGCGTGATGGCTGGTGGCTGCTGCGCTGCGCCGGCGATTTCGCCCGGCACGGCTGTTCAAGTCAGCGCATGGCCATGTGGAACGCCCAAGGGCAGCCGATTCTTGCTGGAATGCAGTCCATCGCGCTCTTCGGCTGAGGCCGGTTCAGGCCCCTTGCGATCGCTCCTCGTCCTTGTCGGCAAGGATATTGCCGAGGAACATCCTGAGCACCGCGAAGGCGACAAGGCCGAAGGCTGCGGTGGCGACATGGAGCAGCCAGAAATGGACCGTGTCCATGCTGGAGTACCAGCCGCCGACGATGCCTACCGTCTTGTTGGCCGCGAAGAAGGCCAGGTAGTAGATCCCCACGACCGTTGCATTGAGCGCGCGCGGGGCGACCTTGGTGAACAGGGCCAGGCTGACCGGCAGGACGTGGGCGAAGCCGATCGAGTTGAACAGGTGGAACATGACCGGCCAGAACAGGCCGATCTTCGCGTCGCCCGCTGTCGCCGCGGCGATCACCAGGCACATGCCGCCCATCACGGTGAAGACCGAACCGATGATCATCTTGCCCAGTTCATCCGGTTCGCGGCCGGTGCGATCGCTGCGCCACTTCCAGAATGCGGCAACTGCCACCAGCATCGAGAAGCTGAGCGTTGCATCGATTGTGATCATCCAGCTTGTCGGCAGGGTTTCGCCGAAGAAGGTGAGCTGGAACTTCGCATCCGCCCAGACGAGATAGGCATTGAAGATTTCCTGATTGGTCAGGATGGCGATCGCGAGCACCGGAACCAGGATCGCCAGAGCGCCAAGTCGGGGCCAGTCGCTCCGCTCCAGTCCCGTGGACTTTGCCTTGCCATCCTTGGTGTCGGCGGCATCGGCCGGGAGATGTGGCCGCGCGCGCAGGTACAGCACCAGGCCCAGGACCATGACGACGCCGGCAGTGCCAAAGCCGTAGTGCCACCCCACCTTCTCGCCGAGCGTGCCCGAGATCAGCGGGGCCGCGATGACCGAGACGTTGATGGCAATGTAGAAGATCTGGAACGCCATCGCCCGGCGCAGGTCGTTGGGTTTGTAGAGCTCGCCGACCTGGCTGGCGATGTTGCCCTTGAACAGACCGACGCCGACGACGAGCGAAATCAGTGCGAAGAGGAACATGCCTTCGAAGGCCATCAGGAAATGGCCCAGGGACATGATCAGCGCGCCCGCAATCAGCGTGGCGCGGCGCCCGAGCCAGCGGTCTGCGACGATTCCGCCCAGGATCGGGGTGAGATAGACCAGCGAAGTGTAATCGCCGAAGATCGCGGAGGCGAGCGGCTGCCCGCTCAGCCCTGCGTAGTATCCGGTGCGCAGCCAGTCGAGGCCGATGACTTTCCCGATGTTCTCCGGAAGCAGGAGATACTTGACCATGTAGAGCACCAGCAGGGTCTGCATGGAGTAGTAGGAGAAGCGTTCGCAGCCTTCGACGAACGAGAGATAGCCCAGGCCCCTGGGGTGGCCGAGGAAAGCGCGGTCGTCCGCGACGGCTTCTTCAGGGAAATCCAGCTCCGGCGTAGCTTCGGCAACAGTCATCGCGCTCTTCGTATTATTATTGTCCAAGTTGGTAACTTAGGAACATTGCAGCGTAATGTCACGAGTGCGTTGCCCCGCCGGTTCCGCTATGTGCCGGAGCCTATTCGTCGACGTGCTCGGGCTTGCCCTTGCGGGACGTGCCCGCAAACTCCTCAAGCTGCCTTTCGCTCATCGTTTCAAACATTTCGCGCGAGGCACCCTGAAGGCTACTCTTGCTGGTCTCCCCGCGCTTGGCCGCGAGGGCGGCGCCGGCCGCCTTTTGCTGGGTTTTCGATTTTGCAGGCATGATCGGCGTGTCCCTTCGTGGCTGAAGGCCTTCGCAATCGCGGTCGATTCGCAAGGCCGGAGAAGGCGGCGGGCCCGATCGACCCGCCGCCCTCCGGTGCCCCTGGGCTCCATCGGCACGGATTTTCTCCGACCTGGTGCAGCCATGTGCGACCCGCCGTGGCTCTTGAGCGGGGTCCCCATCCACATCGTGAACGCGCGCAGGCTTCAAGCCGTTCCCGGATCCGGGTACGCTCCGCCGCGGGTGCGGCACGTCATATCCGGGATGCGCAGTGTGGCCGGAATGGCGTCAGGCCGGTTCGCGGGCAAGCTCGCCGTCGAGGAAGTCCGCGACGTCGTCGAGCGAAACTTCCTTGTCGAGGTAAGTCTTGCCTATGCCTTTCATCAGGAGGAAGGGCAGGGTCCCGGCATCCATCTTCTTGTCATGAAGCATGTGCCGCAC harbors:
- the mce gene encoding methylmalonyl-CoA epimerase, encoding MKLGRMNHIGVATPDLDASIAFYRDVMGATDITEPFVLDSQKVRVCFVNTPGENGTAGTQVELLQPTEADSPVGKWLEKNPLGGQHHICYEVPDIQEAKAWFEGQGKRVLGEPRIGAHGTLIFFVHPKDMGGQLTEIMETPKEAH
- the scpA gene encoding methylmalonyl-CoA mutase, producing MADINDWKAAADKEVKGKDLTWQTPEGIAVKPLYTAEDVKTDPGLPGFAPFTRGVKASMYAGRPWTIRQYAGFSTAEESNAFYRRNLAAGQKGLSVAFDLATHRGYDSDHPRVVGDVGMAGVAIDSVEDMKILFDGIPLDQMSVSMTMNGAVIPILAFFIVAGEEQGVPTEQLSGTIQNDILKEFMVRNTYIYPPEPSMRIISDIFAYTADHMPKFNSISISGYHMQEAGATQVQELAFTIADGMEYVKYGVASGLDIDKFAGRLSFFFAIGMNFFMEIAKLRAARTLWYRAMTELGAKSERSKMLRTHCQTSGVSLQEQDPYNNVMRTTIEAMAAMLGGTQSLHTNALDEAIALPTDFSARIARNTQIVIQEETGMCNVVDPLGGSYYIEALTQELVDKAWEIIERVESEGGMAKAVAAGWPKAMIEEAAAGRQARVDKGDDVIVGVNKYRRDQEDAIETLEVDNHKVREAQIARIKRARESRDEAACQAALKAITEGAKGKGNLLALAVEAARHRATLGEISDAMEAVFGRHGTFPTPVKGVYGSAYAGDNRYQQVIDGVEAVTRRLGRKPKMFVAKMGQDGHDRGANVIASAFTDMGFEVVSGPLFQTPEEACQMALENGVDAVGASSLAAGHKTLIPELIGHLRNAGRADIKVVAGGVIPPQDYDFLKKAGVQGIYGPGSNVVECAADVLRLLGHNMPPAGSELQAAE
- a CDS encoding heme-dependent oxidative N-demethylase family protein, which produces MSLGFSVEALLPDARVSGPLRMGLVRLDEGRWLDPEPDLAARAAGFDAHPESVMVLPEAEAGIAELADLLGVKGGLETCARSVWEDLCVMVQDAPGQPFRLGAGAVAFPTDWRLSEKIGRPLHQVHEPIHGYAEQLASGVDKFMNGLQSFNIFGRTNAFVVASDDLRYMPAAAPEQRFAHVTADNAGETLFVRCEREALRRLPKSRAIVFTIGIYRRPLCQLSDAAVARIAQSVDGFAGGELERRAGPHYAAALTAYAARRAQAKAA
- the bioB gene encoding biotin synthase BioB, with amino-acid sequence MTNAPQTAPRTDWTREEIAALFDLPFTELVFRAAEVHRANHPHNEVQLSTLLSIKTGGCAEDCGYCSQSVHADSGVKATKLMDVQAVLQRAAQAADQGSTRFCMGAAWRNPKDRDMPAIIEMVKGVRSMGMETCMTLGMLTPEQSQMLADAGLDYYNHNIDTSPERYDQVITTRTMDDRLETLSNVRSAGINVCSGGIVGMGETREDRVGFIHTLATLPEHPGSVPVNALVPVKGTVLGDMLADTPLAKIDDVEFVRTVAVARITMPRSMVRLSAGRESMSEMTQAMCFMAGANSIFTGDKLLTAPNAGDDNDAAMFARLGIKPMAISETDAQVEASRMPKGCVKLEAMG
- a CDS encoding lysozyme inhibitor LprI family protein, producing the protein MIFTLFLMAAEPQVDCSNAMTQTDMNICAYKDLQAADRSLNAAWKQAAAKARSEGAQQFARLLDAQRKWLAFRDAQCLAENGPREESGTIWPLVQNTCMQRLTEARTDQLREYVETEN
- a CDS encoding acetyl-CoA carboxylase biotin carboxylase subunit; the protein is MFKKILIANRGEIACRVIKTARRMGIQTVAVYSDADARAPFVQMADEAVHIGPAPAAQSYLIAEKIIEACKQTGAEAVHPGYGFLSERTSFAEALAAEGIEFIGPPVNAIAAMGDKIESKKLAKEAGVNVVPGYVGEIEDTEHAVQISNDIGYPVMMKASAGGGGKGMRLAYSEKDVREGFESVKREGLNSFGDDRVFIEKFILNPRHIEIQILGDKHGNILYLNERECSIQRRHQKVVEEAPSPFVTEKMRKAMGEQCVALSRAVGYYSAGTVELIVSGADPSGESFYFLEMNTRLQVEHPVTEAITGVDLVEQMIRVAAGEKLEMTQDDVKIDGWAIENRVYAEDPYRGFLPSTGRLVRYSPPVAGWEDDGAENPDNLNGRRGIDGIRVDDGVYEGGEVSMFYDPMIAKLITWGKTRDEAADKQIAALDAFEIEGLGHNIDFVSAIMQHPRFRSGELTTGFIAEEYPEGFTGAATSEELKVKLAAVAGFVATARSDRSRRISGQLADPTDPPADWTVTIDKTDYVVVLDEDVVTVNGEEVELALEYTPGDRLVEAEVDGEDLGIKLEITRTGFKMTTRGAIHKVDCLPTRVAYLSQHMIEKIPPDLSKFLICPMPGLLVALNVSEGEKVEAGQPLAVIEAMKMENILRAEKSGVVKSVNAKAGESLAVDAVILEME
- a CDS encoding tRNA-binding protein, with protein sequence MHLDHDPAAPAADAIAFDDFLKVDIRIGTVVAAEVYEGARKPSYKLRIDFGPGIGEKKSVGQVAAIYSPEDLIGRQVAAVVNFPVRQIGKALSEVLTLGFADEEGRVTLFSPDKAVPNGSRLF
- a CDS encoding thioesterase family protein, with the protein product MTGFAQVLAAGETLEDGLAVEVPSRWLQGRTAYGGFSSALALVAAQQVGGDLPPLRSAQLAMMAPLSGRIEAHAKVERQGRNATWVSAQITGDKGPAFTASFVFMRAIESTLTLDERPVPDDVVAVEDAPPMAPDLLAPFIRDHFDVRLGVPVQGERKPEYCWWLRSRERGTLDPMVEILLCGDGLPPGVLPMMPALVPVSSMHWQVNLLTALPQTRDGWWLLRCAGDFARHGCSSQRMAMWNAQGQPILAGMQSIALFG
- a CDS encoding peptide MFS transporter; this translates as MTVAEATPELDFPEEAVADDRAFLGHPRGLGYLSFVEGCERFSYYSMQTLLVLYMVKYLLLPENIGKVIGLDWLRTGYYAGLSGQPLASAIFGDYTSLVYLTPILGGIVADRWLGRRATLIAGALIMSLGHFLMAFEGMFLFALISLVVGVGLFKGNIASQVGELYKPNDLRRAMAFQIFYIAINVSVIAAPLISGTLGEKVGWHYGFGTAGVVMVLGLVLYLRARPHLPADAADTKDGKAKSTGLERSDWPRLGALAILVPVLAIAILTNQEIFNAYLVWADAKFQLTFFGETLPTSWMITIDATLSFSMLVAVAAFWKWRSDRTGREPDELGKMIIGSVFTVMGGMCLVIAAATAGDAKIGLFWPVMFHLFNSIGFAHVLPVSLALFTKVAPRALNATVVGIYYLAFFAANKTVGIVGGWYSSMDTVHFWLLHVATAAFGLVAFAVLRMFLGNILADKDEERSQGA
- a CDS encoding DUF3008 family protein, translated to MPAKSKTQQKAAGAALAAKRGETSKSSLQGASREMFETMSERQLEEFAGTSRKGKPEHVDE